A single window of Streptococcus cristatus ATCC 51100 DNA harbors:
- the murD gene encoding UDP-N-acetylmuramoyl-L-alanine--D-glutamate ligase: MKTISKFANKKVLVLGLAKSGESAARLLDKLGAIVTVNDGKPFEENPAAQSLLEEGIKVVTGGHPLELLDEDFEWMVKNPGIPYNNPMVMRALEKKIPVITEVELAYLISDAPIIGITGSNGKTTTTTMIAEVLTAGGQNGLLSGNIGFPASQVAQDAGETDTLVMELSSFQLMGIEAFHPEIAVITNLMPTHLDYHGSFEEYVAAKWNIQKNMTASDYVILNYNQDLAKELAKKTAAQVIPFSSQEQVDGAYLDGDVLTFRGEAIMKASELGVPGSHNVENALATIAVAKLRGIDNQVIRETLAHFGGVKHRLQYVGEINQVKFYNDSKSTNILATQKALSGFDNSKVILIAGGLDRGNEFDELVPDIKDLKKMVILGESAARVKRAADQAEVSYLDASDIRDATRKAFSVAEPGDIVLLSPANASWDMYKNFEVRGDEFLAVFKELKG; the protein is encoded by the coding sequence ATGAAGACTATTTCAAAATTTGCCAATAAGAAAGTTTTGGTGTTGGGTTTAGCTAAATCAGGGGAGTCAGCTGCCCGTCTTTTGGATAAACTGGGAGCGATTGTGACGGTCAATGATGGGAAACCTTTCGAAGAAAATCCAGCAGCCCAATCTTTGCTAGAAGAAGGAATTAAAGTCGTGACAGGTGGTCATCCTCTGGAACTGTTGGATGAAGATTTTGAATGGATGGTGAAAAATCCGGGCATTCCTTACAATAATCCTATGGTCATGAGGGCTTTGGAAAAGAAGATTCCTGTTATTACTGAAGTCGAGCTGGCCTATCTGATTTCGGATGCACCGATTATTGGGATTACTGGCTCAAATGGAAAAACGACTACGACAACCATGATTGCGGAAGTGCTAACAGCAGGCGGACAAAATGGCCTCTTGTCAGGAAATATCGGATTTCCAGCTAGTCAAGTTGCTCAAGATGCGGGTGAAACAGATACTCTGGTCATGGAACTTTCTTCTTTCCAACTGATGGGAATCGAAGCCTTCCATCCAGAAATAGCAGTGATTACAAATCTGATGCCGACGCATCTGGACTATCACGGCTCTTTTGAGGAATATGTGGCAGCCAAGTGGAATATCCAAAAAAATATGACAGCTTCTGACTATGTCATTTTAAATTACAATCAAGATTTGGCCAAAGAATTAGCTAAGAAAACGGCAGCCCAGGTGATTCCTTTTTCAAGCCAAGAACAGGTCGATGGAGCTTACTTGGACGGCGATGTGCTGACTTTCCGTGGGGAAGCCATTATGAAAGCTTCTGAACTAGGCGTGCCTGGTAGCCACAATGTAGAAAATGCTCTAGCAACCATTGCAGTAGCCAAACTGCGCGGGATTGACAATCAAGTTATTAGAGAAACTCTGGCTCATTTTGGTGGTGTCAAGCATCGTCTCCAGTATGTGGGCGAAATCAATCAAGTCAAATTTTACAATGACAGTAAATCGACTAATATTTTAGCGACTCAAAAGGCTTTGTCAGGCTTTGACAATAGCAAGGTCATTCTGATTGCTGGTGGTCTGGATCGTGGCAATGAATTTGATGAATTGGTGCCAGATATCAAGGACCTGAAAAAGATGGTAATTTTGGGAGAATCGGCTGCGCGTGTTAAGCGGGCTGCGGATCAGGCAGAAGTAAGCTATCTGGATGCTTCAGATATCAGAGATGCTACTCGTAAAGCCTTTTCTGTGGCGGAGCCTGGGGATATTGTCCTTCTTAGTCCAGCCAATGCTAGTTGGGATATGTATAAGAATTTTGAAGTGCGGGGCGATGAGTTCCTTGCCGTGTTTAAAGAATTAAAGGGATAA